Genomic DNA from Pistricoccus aurantiacus:
AACATGCGTTTATTTCTTTGCGAAAAGCCTTCTCAGGCTCGCGACATTGGCAAGGCGCTGGGGGCGACGCGCCGAGCCGAAGGGTTCCTGCAGGGTGATGGGGTTGCTGTGACCTGGGCGTTTGGTCATCTCCTCGAGCAGGCCGAGCCTGACGCCTATGATCCAGCGCTCAAGCGCTGGTCGCTGGAGTCGCTCCCGATTCGCCCGGCGCAGTGGAAAAATGTCGTGCGCAAGGATGCCGCCAAGCAGTTCAAGGTGATCCAGGGCTTGCTGAAACAGTGCGGCGAAGTGGTGGTGTCGACCGATGCCGACCGCGAGGGCGAGATGATTGGTCGCGAGATCCTCGATGCCTGTAGCTATCAGGGACGCGTGTCTCGGCTGTGGCTCTCGGCGCTGGATGAGGCGTCGATTCGCAAGGCGCTTGATAATATTCGTCCCGGTGAGTCGACCTACCCGTTGTATCAGGCCGGACTCGGCCGCAGTCGGGCGGACTGGCTGGTCGGCATGAACCTGACGCGGGCGTTCTCGCTGCTGGCTCGGCAGCAGGGCCATGAGGGCGTGCTGTCGGTGGGGCGCGTCCAGACGCCAACGTTGGCCCTGGTAGTGCGGCGTGATCAGGAGATCGCCAGCTTTGTGCCCAAGCCGTTTTGGGACGTACTGGTCAACCTCCAGGCGCAGGGGGGACAATTTCAGGCCAAGTGGCTGCCGGCCAACGATGCCTGGCTCGATGAAGAGGGGCGCTGCATCAACCGCGACGCAGCCCAGGCGGTCGCGGCGCAGGGGCAAGGCGGACAAGCCAGTGTCGTGTCGGTGGACACCAAGCGCAAGCGGGAGGCGCCGCCGCTGGTGATGGATCTCGGCACGCTGCAGCAGGAGTGCTCGCGCCGGTTCGGTTTCGGGGCGCAGCAGGTGCTCGACATCGCGCAGTCGCTGTATGAAACGCACAAGGCAACAACCTACCCTCGCACTGACTGCCGCTACCTGCCGACGTCGATGCTTTCCGAGGTTGAGGTGGTGGTGAAGGCGCTCCTGCAGTCGGATGGC
This window encodes:
- a CDS encoding DNA topoisomerase III, with translation MLLSLVDGGVNMRLFLCEKPSQARDIGKALGATRRAEGFLQGDGVAVTWAFGHLLEQAEPDAYDPALKRWSLESLPIRPAQWKNVVRKDAAKQFKVIQGLLKQCGEVVVSTDADREGEMIGREILDACSYQGRVSRLWLSALDEASIRKALDNIRPGESTYPLYQAGLGRSRADWLVGMNLTRAFSLLARQQGHEGVLSVGRVQTPTLALVVRRDQEIASFVPKPFWDVLVNLQAQGGQFQAKWLPANDAWLDEEGRCINRDAAQAVAAQGQGGQASVVSVDTKRKREAPPLVMDLGTLQQECSRRFGFGAQQVLDIAQSLYETHKATTYPRTDCRYLPTSMLSEVEVVVKALLQSDGALSPVIEQLDKSLQSRVWSDSKITAHHGIIPTTSPCQLDRMNDDERQVYDLIRRHYLAQFLPAHEYDQTDVRLDLAGETFAASGRQVRVEGWKTLFPRGKGKGRDDSDADEDDATGSQALPPLRQGETCAVVDLRVKDRQTQPPKPFTEGTLISAMKNAARFVTDERLKARLRESAGIGTEATRAGIIETLLRRDFICKKGRTIVSTPLGQGLIAALPPQVSNPGMTALWEQALDQVAEGTMTLDDFMQRQHVLLDKLIGLALQQPRMNLPETPSEACPLCQAKMRKRKGANGPFWGCSRYPDCEGTKPIGKKKTPARKGGSTGAKRKRVQEGRS